From the Saccharomycodes ludwigii strain NBRC 1722 chromosome I, whole genome shotgun sequence genome, one window contains:
- a CDS encoding uncharacterized protein (similar to Saccharomyces cerevisiae YAL063C | FLO9 | FLOcculation) yields the protein MTFEKQKGKQSSFSLLSTQFYLIFLCLLNRVNAVGLSNDTAAGCLPSVNVLATKYPGFNIEFYHYNFLSYNDTIDEGMPDFNTYQSDAYVAGGYADQGSFGSTSGVTNLTYSYFPSGDLYAIHYGKLPSNYDYDETFTLTNFTYIATGYFVPPSSGTYTFYLKYIDDLGVLSIGANSAFKCCLADSSGTDGTYQIRSIWTSEGPSGTNQIAIDMTEGVYYPIRVLHTNRQALGGIQFGYMDPNGVYTDDFSSVIYNLGDTDSSCDAPGGATTTYTPWTGTYTSTIGTTIYTTTGSDNIKTTSTIFTVETPEFEGTTTTYTPWTGTYTSTIGTSVTTSVGSDGITTTSTIYTVETPEVEGTTTTYTPWTGTYTSTIGTSVTTSVGSDGITTTSTIYTVETPEVEGTTTTYTPWTGTYTSTIGTSVTTSVGSDGIPTTSTIYTVETPEVEGTTTTYTPWTGTYTSTIGTSVTTSIGSDGIPTTSTIYTVETPEVEGTTTTYTPWTGTYTSTIGTSVTTSIGSDGIPTTSTIYTVETPEVEGTTTTYTPWTGTYTSTIGTSVTTSIGSDGIPTTSTIYTVETPEVEGTTTTYTPWTGTYTSTIGTSVTTSVGSDGIPTTSTIYTVETPEVEGTTTTYTPWTGTYTSTIGTSVTTSVGSDGIPTTSTIYTVETPEVEGTTTTYTPWTGTYTSTIGTSVTTSIGSDGIPTTSTIYTVETPEVEGTTTTYTPWTGTYTSTIGTSVTTSIGSDGIPTTSTIYTVETPEVEGTTTTYTPWTGTYTSTIGTSVTTSIGSDGIPTTSTIYTVETPEVEGTTTTYTPWTGTYTSTIGTSVTTSVGSDGIPTTSTIYTVETPEVEGTTTTYTPWTGTYTSTVGTTVVTTTGTDGKPTTSTTYTVETPETNGVTTTYTPWTGTFTSTIGTTVVTTTGTDGKPTTSTTYTVETPETNGVTTTYTPWTGTYTSTVGTTVVTTTGTDGKPTTSTTYTVETPETNGVTTTYTPWTGTFTSTIGTTVVTTTGTDGKPTTSTTYTVETPETNGVTTTYTPWTGTYTSTVGTTVVTTTGTDGKPTTSTTYTVETPETNGVTTTYTPWTGTFTSTIGTTVVTTTGTDGKPTTSTTYTVETPETNGVTTTYTPWTGTFTSTIGTTVVTTTGTDGKPTTSTTYTVETPETNGVTTTYTPWTGTYTSTVGTTVVTTTGTDGKPTTSTTYTVETPETNGVTTTYTPWTGTFTSTIGTTVVTTTGTDGKPTTSTTYTVETPETNGVTTTYTPWTGTFTSTIGTTVVTTTGTDGKPTTSTTYTVETPETNGVTTTYTPWTGTFTSTIGTTVVTTTGTDGKPTTSTTYTVETPETNDVTTTYTPWTGTYTSTIGTTVVTTTGTDGKPTTSTTYTVETPGFGYFNTTSSNSSPLTSIPGTTNTEPFTNPSKDISTSETFTNPAPGTTFTSETVSPVNPTTETPVLPSSVTRTTVIVTSGRTITSTIVTCDATTTTVPNNNNNNNNGGSNNSGSEVYSVSSETSNTPVTVTKTSVFTTSGSTITATITSTIVPNNNNNNGGSGSSETANTPVTVTKTSVFTTSGSTITATITSTIVPNNNNNNGGSGSSETATTPVTVTKTSVYTTSGSTITSVITSTIVPNNNNENGSGSPGNASEYVETISSGSVYTTVTKSASGNSGNSNNVVTKTTSGGKVITTTVQSETVSSTAGIEVQSIQSQPASSGLISIYTAGAVSNRISTFKMFFTLFVLFFNLF from the coding sequence ATGACCTTTGAGAAACAGAAGGGAAAGCAAAGTTCCTTTTCGCTTCTTTCTACtcagttttatttaatatttttatgtttgcTAAACAGAGTTAACGCTGTTGGATTGAGTAACGATACAGCTGCTGGTTGTCTGCCAAGTGTTAATGTTCTAGCTACTAAATATCCTGgttttaatattgaattttatcattataattTCCTCTCCTATAATGATACAATAGATGAAGGTATGCCTGATTTCAATACTTATCAATCTGATGCCTATGTTGCTGGTGGCTATGCTGACCAAGGTTCATTTGGTTCAACATCTGGTGTCACCAATTTAACTTACAGCTACTTTCCTTCCGGTGATTTATACGCAATTCATTATGGTAAGTTGCCATCAAACTACGACTATGACGAAACTTTTACTTTGACCAACTTCACCTATATTGCTACAGGGTATTTTGTTCCTCCATCATCTGGTACTTATACATTCTATTTAAAATACATCGATGATTTAGGTGTCTTATCCATAGGTGCTAATTCCGCTTTCAAATGTTGTTTAGCAGATTCATCAGGTACTGATGGAACATACCAAATTAGATCTATTTGGACTAGCGAAGGTCCAAGTGGAACGAATCAAATAGCAATTGATATGACAGAAGGTGTTTACTATCCAATTAGAGTTCTACATACTAATCGTCAAGCCTTAGGAGGTATTCAGTTTGGTTATATGGATCCTAATGGAGTTTATACCGATGATTTTTCAAGCGTCATATATAATTTAGGTGATACTGACAGCAGTTGTGATGCGCCAGGTGGAGCCACtactacttacacaccatggactggcACATATACctccactattggtactacCATATATACCACTACCGGAAGTGACAATATAAAGACTACTTCCACTATTTTTACTGTCGAAACCCCAGAATTTGAAGGTACTACCACCacctacacaccatggactggtacatacacatCCACTATTGGCactagtgttaccaccagtgttggatcagatggtattacaaccacctctactatctacacagttgagactccagaagttgaaggcACTACcaccacttacacaccatggactggtacatatacttccactattggcactagtgttaccaccagtgttggatcagatggtattacaaccacctctactatctacacagttgagactccagaagttgaaggtactactaccacctacacaccatggactggtacatacacatCCACTATTGGCactagtgttaccaccagtgttggatcagatggtattccaactacctctactatctacacagttgaaactccagaagttgaaggcactactaccacttacacaccatggactggtacatacacatccactattggtactagtgtaacTACTAGTATTggatcagatggtattccaactacctctactatctacacagttgagactccagaagttgaaggtactactaccacctacacaccatggactggtacatacacatCCACTATTGGCACTAGTGTAACTACTAGTATTGGATccgatggtattccaactacctctactatctacacagttgagactccagaagttgaaggcACTACCACCacctacacaccatggactggtacatacacatCCACTATTGGCACTAGTGTAACTACTAGTATTGGATccgatggtattccaactacctctactatctacacagttgagactccagaagttgaaggtactactaccacttacacaccatggactggtacatacacatCCACTATTGGCactagtgttaccaccagtgttggatcagatggtattccaactacctctactatctacacagttgagactccagaagttgaaggcACTACCACCacctacacaccatggactggtacatacacatccactattggtactagtgtaacTACTAGTGTTGGATccgatggtattccaaccacctctactatctacacagttgaaactccagaagttgaaggtactactaccacttacacaccatggactggtacatacacatccactattggtactagtgtaacTACTAGTATTggatcagatggtattccaactacctctactatctacacagttgagactccagaagttgaaggcACTACCACCacctacacaccatggactggtacatacacatCCACTATTGGCACTAGTGTAACTACTAGTATTGGATccgatggtattccaactacctctactatctacacagttgagactccagaagttgaaggtactactaccacctacacaccatggactggtacatacacatCCACTATTGGCactagtgttaccaccagtatTGGATccgatggtattccaactacctctactatctacacagttgagactccagaagttgaaggtactactaccacctacacaccatggactggcACATAtacttccactattggcactagtgttaccaccagtgttggatcagatggtattccaactacctctactatctacacagttgagactccagaagttgaaggcactactaccacctacacaccatggactggtacatacacttcaACTGTTGGTACTACTGTAGTTACCACAACCGGTACTGATGGTAAGCCAACCACCTCTACTacctacacagttgagactccagaaacCAACGGTGTTACAactacttacacaccatggactggtacatttACTTCGactattggtactactGTAGTTACCACAACCGGTACTGATGGTAAGCCAACCACCTCTACTacctacacagttgagactccagaaaccaacggtgttactaccacttacacaccatggactggtacatacacttcgACTGTTGGTACTACTGTAGTTACCACAACCGGTACTGATGGTAAGCCAACCACCTCTACTacctacacagttgagactccagaaaccaacggtgttactaccacttacacaccatggactggtacatttACTTCGactattggtactactGTAGTTACCACAACCGGTACTGATGGTAAGCCAACCACCTCTACTacctacacagttgagactccagaaaccaacggtgttactaccacttacacaccatggactggtacatacacttcaACTGTTGGTACTACTGTAGTTACCACAACCGGTACTGATGGTAAGCCAACCACCTCTACTacctacacagttgagactccagaaaccaacggtgttactaccacttacacaccatggactggtacatttACTTCGactattggtactactGTAGTTACCACAACCGGTACTGATGGTAAGCCAACCACCTCTACTacctacacagttgagactccagaaaccaacggtgttactaccacttacacaccatggactggtacatttACTTCGactattggtactactGTAGTTACCACAACCGGTACTGATGGTAAGCCAACCACCTCTACTacctacacagttgagactccagaaaccaacggtgttactaccacttacacaccatggactggtacatacacttcaACTGTTGGTACTACTGTAGTTACCACAACCGGTACTGATGGTAAGCCAACCACCTCTACTacctacacagttgagactccagaaaccaacggtgttactaccacttacacaccatggactggtacatttACTTCGactattggtactactGTAGTTACCACAACCGGTACTGATGGTAAGCCAACCACCTCTACTacctacacagttgagactccagaaaccaacggtgttactaccacttacacaccatggactggtacatttACTTCGactattggtactactGTAGTTACCACAACCGGTACTGATGGTAAGCCAACCACCTCTACTacctacacagttgagactccagaaaccaacggtgttactaccacttacacaccatggactggtacatttACTTCGactattggtactactGTAGTTACCACAACCGGTACTGATGGTAAGCCAACCACTTCTACCacctacacagttgagactccagaaacTAACGatgttactaccacttacacaccatggactggtacatacacatccactattggtactactGTAGTTACCACAACCGGTACTGATGGTAAGCCAACCACCTCTACTacctacacagttgagactccaggATTTGGTTATTTCAATACCACTAGCTCTAATTCATCACCATTGACTTCTATTCCAGGTACTACTAACACCGAGCCATTTACAAACCCAAGCAAAGATATCTCCACTTCAGAAACCTTTACTAATCCAGCTCCAGGTACTACCTTCACTTCTGAAACTGTTTCTCCAGTTAATCCAACTACTGAAACACCTGTATTGCCTTCTAGCGTTACAAGAACTACTGTGATTGTCACATCTGGCAGAACTATAACCTCGACTATCGTCACATGCGATGCTACTACCACCACTGTtccaaacaacaacaacaataataataatggtggtTCTAACAATTCCGGTTCCGAAGTTTATTCTGTTAGTTCTGAGACTTCCAATACACcagttactgttactaAGACTAGTGTGTTTACCACATCTGGTAGTACCATTACTGCTACTATCACATCAactattgttccaaacaacaacaacaacaacggtGGATCTGGTAGTTCCGAAACTGCCAATACACcagttactgttactaAGACTAGTGTATTCACTACATCTGGTAGTACCATTACTGCTACTATCACTTCtactattgttccaaataacaataacaataacggTGGATCTGGTAGTTCCGAAACTGCTACTACACcagttactgttactaAGACTAGTGTGTACACTACTTCAGGTAGCACTATCACATCTGTTATTACATCCactattgttccaaacaataataatgagaACGGATCAGGTTCTCCAGGCAATGCTAGTGAATATGTCGAGACTATTTCTTCTGGTTCTGTTTATACCACTGTTACCAAGAGTGCCAGTGGCAACTCCGGTAATTCCAACAATGTTGTTACTAAGACCACATCCGGTGGAAAAGTTATTACCACCACTGTTCAATCAGAAACTGTTTCTAGCACAGCTGGTATTGAAGTTCAAAGTATTCAATCACAACCAGCATCTAGTGGATTAATTTCTATTTACACTGCAGGTGCTGTTTCAAACAGAATATCTACTTTCAAGATGTTCtttactttatttgttttgtttttcaatttattctAA
- a CDS encoding uncharacterized protein (similar to Saccharomyces cerevisiae YMR315W | protein with NADP(H) oxidoreductase activity), whose product MTVINVGIVGTGIFARDRHLPSYKELSDKFKVVSCYNRTRSKAEEFAKLADIPKNKVFNSIEEIVADPEVELIDALVPVQFNLDVVKTCLKAGKPVSLEKPIAATMQQARALVKLTDDSDVPVSIGENWLHLESVAALKKAVKEIGPIVSFTYNSTGAFVTKNKYLSTSWRQHPEHIGGFLSDGGVHQLALLTSVLGEIKSVSALTKQVRKESGADDVVFSTVKLKSDVIGTFTYGSAFGQTSKWTIFKIYGLNGSVFLDLSDKREPKITVLVGGCAEENLKNETITVKEDESFGVNAEFENFHQAVVAKDKNLILGTPRTCFHHLACVAAFLESSSKNGDHVDVETV is encoded by the coding sequence atgacagTTATTAACGTAGGTATCGTAGGTACAGGTATTTTTGCTAGAGATAGACATTTACCATCATATAAAGAGCTAAGTGATAAGTTTAAAGTTGTTTCTTGTTATAATAGAACTAGAAGCAAGGCAGAGGAATTTGCTAAGTTGGCCGATAtcccaaaaaataaagttttcaaCTCAATTGAGGAGATTGTGGCTGATCCAGAAGTTGAACTTATCGACGCTCTTGTCCCCGTCCAATTTAACTTGGATGTGGTCAAAACATGTTTAAAAGCTGGGAAACCAGTTTCTTTGGAAAAACCAATAGCAGCTACCATGCAACAAGCACGTGCCTTGGTAAAATTGACGGATGATTCGGATGTACCAGTTTCAATTGGTGAAAATTGGTTGCATTTGGAATCTGTAGCCGCTTTAAAGAAAGCAGTGAAAGAGATTGGACCGATTGTTTCTTTTACTTATAACTCTACAGGGGCCTTTGTAACCAAGAACAAGTATTTGAGCACGTCATGGCGCCAACATCCAGAACACATTGGTGGTTTTTTATCTGATGGTGGTGTTCATCAGTTGGCTCTTTTAACCAGTGTCTTGGGTGAAATTAAATCAGTATCTGCTTTGACGAAACAAGTTAGAAAAGAGTCCGGAGCGGATGATGTTGTTTTTTCCACTGTTAAATTAAAGAGTGATGTGATTGGGACATTCACCTATGGGTCGGCTTTTGGACAAACAAGTAAATGgactatttttaaaatatacgGGCTAAATGGTTCCGTGTTTTTGGATCTCTCAGATAAAAGAGAACCTAAAATCACTGTTCTTGTCGGTGGGTGCGCCGAAgagaatttaaaaaacgAAACAATAACAGTTAAAGAGGATGAATCTTTTGGTGTTAATGctgaatttgaaaattttcatCAGGCTGTCGTAGCTAAAgacaaaaatttaattttaggtACACCTAGAACCTGTTTCCATCATTTGGCTTGTGTAGCAGCCTTTTTAGAATCCTCTAGTAAAAATGGTGATCATGTTGATGTTGAAActgtttaa
- a CDS encoding uncharacterized protein (similar to Saccharomyces cerevisiae YIL166C | SOA1 | putative protein with similarity to allantoate permease): MSNNNQPINRYELVENEEAYCLIPTGSEYGSNTKKGVKNDKGNNIVYKNIPIVQEHSNDLFFQDSDSDTDKQNIVKLNPFADPTVAEYYRKIYKNADYEGLLHFEPEFNWSKNEEDVLLKKLNHRVALVACFLFAALQIDRGNLKQAISDNLLEDLGMNTNDYNHANTIFLLCFLLAEIPSQLLSKKIGPEIWIPIQMILWSFVSVCQATIHSKRGFLITRALIGSLEGGFVSDLILWLSYFFTAKELTVRLSWFWATLSVVQISTAFLAFGILRMRGIWGLEGWKWLFIIEGIMSGFIGIISFQLMVPSAVQTKSWLEPNGWFTEREEKIIVNRLLRDDPSKGDINNKQPLSLKDIWQVLIDYDLWPIYIIGLMAYIPIDTFDPYFTLTLQNLGFSKFNIQLLTIPANVLHIIFLLIITSVSEKFNEVSMICLFAPIYTTIVLGIIRWWPGSMIQIWPSYILCVLFVGQPYIHAICVSWVSRNSNSIKTRAISAALYNMFVQLANIVATNIYRDDDKPKYNRGNYQLFHISWLLIPILLLTKAYYIFRNKQKGKSWNAMTPEQREDYIYNSTDIGCKRLDFRFIH; the protein is encoded by the coding sequence ATGTCAAATAATAACCAGCCCATTAACCGCTACGAGTTAGTTGAAAATGAGGAGGCTTATTGCCTTATTCCCACCGGTTCAGAATACGGTTCTAATACAAAAAAGGGTgtaaaaaatgataaaggaaataatatagtctacaaaaatattccaATTGTACAAGAACATTCAAATGATTTATTCTTCCAAGATAGTGATAGTGATACCGACAAGCAAAACATTGTCAAATTAAACCCATTTGCTGATCCAACCGTAGCTGAATATTACaggaaaatatataaaaatgcGGATTATGAAGGCCTGCTACACTTTGAACCCGAGTTTAATTGGTCCAAAAACGAAGAAGATGTTCTGttgaaaaagttaaatcATAGGGTGGCCCTTGTTGcgtgttttttgtttgctGCTCTACAAATTGATAGAggaaatttaaaacaagcTATTTCTGATAACTTATTAGAAGATTTGGGTATGAATACCAATGATTATAACCATGCAAATACCATCTTcttattatgttttttgCTGGCTGAAATTCCATCACAGTTgttatccaaaaaaatcGGGCCTGAAATTTGGATTCCCATACAGATGATATTGTGGAGTTTTGTTTCTGTGTGTCAAGCTACTATCCATAGCAAAAGAGGATTTCTAATTACTAGAGCTCTGATAGGCTCATTAGAAGGTGGGTTTGTTTCAGATTTAATTCTATGGCTAAGTTACTTTTTCACAGCCAAAGAGTTGACAGTTAGATTATCGTGGTTTTGGGCCACCTTATCAGTAGTCCAAATAAGTACAGCTTTTTTAGCCTTTGGTATTTTAAGAATGCGAGGCATTTGGGGATTAGAGGGTTGGAAAtggttatttattatcGAAGGTATCATGTCCGGTTTCATTGGCATTATTTCTTTCCAATTAATGGTTCCATCTGCTGTTCAAACAAAAAGTTGGTTGGAACCGAATGGCTGGTTTACTGAGagggaagaaaaaatcatAGTCAATAGGCTACTAAGAGATGACCCCAGCAAGGGTgacataaataataaacaaccTTTGAGTTTAAAAGACATCTGGCAAGTTTTAATTGACTATGATCTGTGGccaatttatattattgggCTAATGGCCTACATTCCAATTGATACCTTTGACCCATATTTCACGTTAACTTTACAAAACTTGGGcttttctaaatttaatattcaATTGTTGACAATTCCAGCAAATGTTTtacatataatatttttgttgataattACGTCCGTAAGcgaaaaatttaatgaaGTTAGCATGATTTGTTTGTTCGCTCCTATATATACAACAATTGTTCTTGGGATAATAAGATGGTGGCCAGGTAGTATGATTCAGATCTGGCCTTCGTATATCTTATGTGTACTATTTGTTGGACAACCTTATATTCATGCTATTTGTGTCTCTTGGGTATCCAGAAATTCCAATTCCATAAAAACAAGGGCCATATCTGCTGCCTTGTATAACATGTTTGTCCAATTAGCAAATATTGTTGCAACTAATATATACAGAGACGATGATAAACCAAAATACAATAGAGGAAATTATCAATTATTTCATATTTCATGGCTATTAAttccaatattattactaactAAGGcatattatattttcagaaacaaacaaaaaggtAAAAGTTGGAATGCAATGACACCAGAGCAAAGGGAagattatatttataacagTACAGATATAGGTTGTAAACGCTTAGATTTTAGATTTATTCATTAA
- a CDS encoding class I SAM-dependent methyltransferase (similar to Saccharomyces cerevisiae YHR209W | CRG1 | Cantharidin Resistance Gene) codes for MSTFADQKFDSKHYKDNRPTYPESLYNAILSYHKGERETAVDVGCGTGIGTFPLLKYFHHVIGTDPSSKMLEPANEMKKEFEQKNTDKTIKFLCSKAENLSSVLPPDSVDLITCAEAIHWFDTDKFFKEAYKVLKTNGTLAIWAYIEPRFLDYPKANEIYEKFVFDDDRYMGPCWQQPGKSYLRNFCRDIKLPTDLFSDVIKIDYVPMKSNKKTAFQIASDDYTMADFRKYLYSWSAYHNWQQKYGGEGKNIADMFVGELKEEFGWTDDTKLRVEWGTFYILARK; via the coding sequence atgtctaCATTTGCAGACCAAAAGTTTGATTCAAAACATTACAAGGATAATAGACCAACATACCCTGAATCTTTATATAACGCCATTCTTTCATATCATAAGGGTGAAAGAGAAACTGCAGTTGATGTTGGTTGTGGTACTGGTATTGGAACTTTCCCTTTATTGAAATACTTCCATCATGTTATTGGTACCGATCCTTCAAGCAAGATGTTAGAACCAGCTaatgaaatgaaaaaagaatttgaacaaaaaaacactgacaaaactataaaatttttgtgtTCTAAAGCTGAAAACTTGAGCTCTGTTCTCCCACCAGATTCAGTTGATTTAATCACTTGTGCTGAAGCCATTCATTGGTTTGATACGGACAAGTTCTTCAAGGAAGCTtataaagttttgaaaactaATGGTACGTTGGCTATTTGGGCTTATATCGAACCAAGATTTCTTGATTATCCAAAGGCAAACGAAATTTATGagaaatttgtttttgacGATGATAGATATATGGGCCCATGCTGGCAACAGCCTGGTAAATCATATTTGAGGAATTTTTGCAGGGATATTAAGTTACCAACTGATCTTTTCTCAGACGTGATTAAAATTGACTATGTTCCAATGAAaagtaacaaaaaaactgCTTTCCAAATTGCTAGTGATGACTATACCATGGCtgattttagaaaatatttgtatagTTGGAGTGCCTATCACAATTggcaacaaaaatatggaGGAGAGGGGAAAAATATTGCTGATATGTTTGTTGGTGAGTTGAAAGAAGAGTTTGGTTGGACTGATGATACTAAGTTAAGAGTTGAATGGGGGACTTTTTATATCTTGGCTAGAAAGTAA